The DNA window CGACTTCCTTACCTGTGGCTCATTTTCTCCTGCATGTGCATAAGAGCAGAGAGGTTGTGCACGTCCTTCACCGTCTGGGCTTTGAAAGGGTTGATGGTGAATTTCTCCATGGCCGACCGCAGTTGCTCTCCTCCCGTCGTTTCCCACAAGTGTTCCCAGAGCTGGACAGCTTCCCCAAGTGACGCTCTGCAAGACGCAAGGGAATCGAACTGCCGACCAGCGGATACGAGAGAACCAAGTTATTTCTGTGCTACCTCCCTGGGCTCGCTGCTGAAGTGCAGAGTCAAACCAGAGCACGTGAGGCCACTGTGTACCAAAACCTGAGCATTGGGTCATCAACCTCAGCACTGCCTGTTTTGAGTGGTGTCCTGTGGTCATCTTTCCCAGCCTAGATGATAGGCTTAAGATCTTGGGACATACTGCAGAAACGTTACTTCATTTAACTCTCCAACAGtgagggcgtggattccagaccttttgtcATTTTgctcgccctcctctggacccgttccatcttgtcaatatccttcttgaattgcagtgcccagaactgaacacaggagtccaggtgaggtctaaccaatgcagaatagacagGTACTATTATGTTCCTCAATCTAGAAACgatactcctgttgatacagcccagaattgcgctggttttcttggctgccacgtcactcatgttcattttgtggtctactaagactcccagatcccgttCACATGTatgctgttgtcaagccaggtgtcacccatcctatatctgtgcatttcattttttttctaagtgtagcatcttacatttatctctgttgaaaaaaaaatctctattggatttaccttttccttttgtccccataatgtgtgtgcctaataaaggtctctgaatctgaaaaaaaaattatctaacACTGAGCTGGAGTCAAGTTGCCCAACTGCAGGTTAGAGAATTCCTGGAAATATGGGGACGGGGCCTACAGATGGCGCATGCTCAGCTGGGCTGGGGCGCCATCTTCTTCaccctgccattttctgatttcAGTATCCTGAAGGTTGattgtaatcccagaagaactCCGTTGAAGGTTGGCtacccaatgaagaagaagagttttggatttatctccccacccctctctcttgtaaggagactcgaggttgcttacaaactcctttcccttcctctccccacaacagacaccccgtgaggtaggtgaagctgagagacttctgagagaactgtgactggccaaaggtcacccagcaggaatgtaggagcgcgaaaacacatctggttcaccagataagcctccgccactcaggcggaggagtggggaatcaaacccggttctccagattagaatccatctgctgttaactactacacctcGCTGGAGGGTATGTTCAGGTGCCTCCAACTTTGGTCCCAGCCCAACCCAGATACGAAGTGCTTGGCTTCTTCACAGATGCTAGACTCTCCGCTCTGCTGGCTTCCTCCCACCCTACTTCCACAGAGCCAAAAAGCCAGCTCCTTACCGAGCCAGGAGGCCCCGTCTTCATAGCTGTgtgacccagaaaacccacactcACCTGTACGAGGTGACATTCCGGAGGCAGACCAGGTTCCTGAGACCTTCCGCACTGACGGAGCTCCCTCTCAAGTCCAAAGCAAACTCCTTGGTGGATTTTCTCAAGACAGAAAGCAGAATGTGGACATCAGGAGGCGCAAAGGGGAAGCCGAGGAAAGAGAGGGCCGGTCTGACCCTCAGCGCCAAATGCTGCAGAAGAGATGGCTCTTCTGTCTCATGGATGCAGTGGACAACCTCCATCAGCCTGTCTGGGCTGAGGTTGACTATCTCAAGCTTCCGGATATATTTGAAGAGGCTCCTCCGCTTCTTGGAGATCATTTTCTCTATGTCCATCTCCCCCTCTTCTCTGAAGAAGGAAGAGCTGAGGTCCCCCCGGAGGAACAGCAGGCCGGTCAAGAAACGAGGCACCAGGTCCCACGAATATGGAAACTTCTTTGCCTTAGACACTACCCAAAGGTGCTTGGTGAGTCTTTTGTCCTTAATCTCTTGGGCGAGAACCAAATGTAGGGCGACCAAGAAATTGTGGACCACAGAGCTGGAAAAGACATAACCGCATCCTTCCCTGCCGTTGCTTGATGCCAAAGGCACCAATATCCCGCATTTCAAAGCTGCTTCCTTGGCTCTGACGGACGGGAACGAAAGGTTTGTCAGGACGTTATGCGGATCTTGCCCAAGAGACCAGGCAACCTGGGCTAACGTGGAGATGTTCTGGTGTTCTGGGGATGTTGCTTCGTTTGTTGAGGGCCCAAGTTTTTGAAGGAAGAATCTGACCAGCAGGCCGGTGAGGCTGGAAGGGACCTCGCCACCCCCACTTTCCAAGGCAGATTTGCACACAAAGCAAACAATCCTACACAAGTCAGGATTGTAACAGTAGCTAAAAAGATAAGGAGAGCTTTTGATGAGGTTCGCGGCATCCCTGCAGTAGGAGGATCCTTCAAAGTACCTGGCCAGGTAGGCTTCGGCTTGTGGCAAGGAGAATCCCATCAGCTCCATGCACTTGTCCACCCTGGGTAGATACTGGTGCAGCTTCTCTTTGGGCCGGGACGTGAGCAACATGACGCAACCGTTGAGCACCTTTTTCTGGAAGAGGCCGGCTAAGATCGCGCTGGTGCCCCGGGGCTCTTTACGGGGCAGGCTGTCCAAACACGGAGAGGAACCCTCCAGATCCTGCAGCTcttcaaagccatcaaagatcAGGAGGACCTCGTCTGGGTTCCGCAACAGATATCGGTAGACATCGTTGTCCGCTCTGTTTTGAGAACCGACAGAGAATTCAAACAGCAGCTGTCGCAGGCTGTAGTGCTTCCCATGGAGGAGGCTCAGCTGCCGGCAGTCAAACTGGAAGACAAATTTGAACTGGGCAAACTTGCCATGGGACCAGTCCAGACAGATCTTCTGAGCCAGGAGGCTTTTGCCCATCCCGGCCTTCCCCAAGACGAGGAACACTTTGTTGCTCCCAAGTTCATGCTTCTCAAGCATCTGGAACAGACTCTCCACCGTGGTCATCTCCTTCTCCTCGAGGTCGCAGATCCTTAGGTCTGCGTTCCTCCCACTTCGGTTTTCGATGTGACGTCGCACCATGTCACATTCGACGTACAGGGAGTCCACGGGAGCGTCCTGCTCTGAGGGCACGAATCGGCACCTCTCCCCGAAGGAGGTTTTCAACCGCATGGAAAAGGTGTCCACGATATCTAGAAAAAAGCGAGATGTGGCGGAAATGAAGGACCGTGGGACGGAAAGAGACAGGCCTCTCTAGAAATCGCGCCCTGTTGTTCAAAATATGATGCACGAACGCCCAGGACTAAGCACCACTTATGCTCCACAGTGTCCgagcaggaaaagaagggaataaaTGTATTTGCAGGAGTTAAGATTCCCAGAGTTGGCTTCCTGCCGTTTGAATCCTTGTTGCCAacataataaaggcttctgattttatATCCAGAGTCAAATTTATTGATCATTGTACCAGGACCTAACAGAGGCGCATTTTGGATGTAAAAAGTGCTTGGGCCTTGGAGTGAGAGACTCCACTGTTGAGATATAATAAGATGACTTCTGAAGAGAGGATTGAATTTAATTTAAAtggatatttgattttttttgataCTTGGGAGAAGTGATTTGAGATCTTACGTTGGGGGTGcttttgaatcatagaatcataagagttggaagagaccccaagggccatcaagtccaaccccctgcaatgcaggaacacacaaagcactcctgacagatggccatccagcctctgtttacaaatctccaaaggagactccaccacactccgaggcagtgaattgcactgtccaacagccctgactgtcaggaagtttttcctggtgtttaggtggaatctcttttccttcaccttgaacccatgactcctggtcctagtttctggagccgcagaaaacaagcttgctccctcaccaacgcgacatcccttcaaatatctaaatatggctatcatgtcacctcttaaccttcccttaaccaaactaaacatccccagctccctaagtctctcctcgtagcgcatgaactccagaccttttaccatttcggttgccctcctctggacctgttccagcttgtcaatatccttcttgaattgcggtgcccagaactgtacacaatattccaggtgaggtccaaccaatgcagaatagagagatacaataacatccctcgatctggacactatactcctattgatacagccccaaattgcattggctttctttctttcctttttttttgttgatGTATGACCTCAGCATTGTAGAACACTGATGCCTGAACATCTGAATGCTGCCCCATCCGCAGTTCTATCTGGAAGATACTGTAATTTGCCTTATTCAAGTAGGGACAGATCCGGAATCTGTCCCTCGTGATTTTTACAGGTTCTCATTATAATTCTTAATCGTGACTTACGGGTCGCCCCTATTTTAACTAAATtaccttttagaagaagaagaagagtttggatttatatcccccctttctctcctgcaggagactcaaaggggctcacaatctccttgcccttcccccctcacaacaaacaccctgtgaggtaggtggggctgggagagctctgagaagctgtgactagcccaaggtcaccagctggtgtgtgtgggagtgcacaggttaatctgaattccccagataagcctccacagctcaggcggcagagctgggaatcaaacccggttcctccagattagatacacgcgctcttaacctcgtacgccactgctgctccttgttatGTTTTACCATAACAAAAAATAATATAGTCCCCTGTTTGCTGGTGGACAGAGAACCAAGGATCACGCTTGTGGAGGCCAAGTGTCCCTCCAccatattttccttaaagaaataaatgcTTCCTGGTTACTGCTAGAGATCTTTAGATCAAAGAAGTTTGAAAGAAGATAAACATCAAACATTAAATTCTGAAGATCTGCCCTGCATCTTCTGGCAATGCTGTTAAAAATTCAAAGAATTAGCAgcttagggtgttgtgggttttccgggttgtatggccatattccagttgcattttctcctgacatttcacctgcatctgtggctggcatttttagagaatcactggggtgttgtggggtttccccacaactaagatgccagccacagatacaggcaatacatcaggagaaaatgctactgaaacacggccatacaacccggaaaacccacaacaccctagtaattctggccgtgaaagcctttgacaatacatttagcAGCTTGATTGTCCCATGAATCTCAGCCAGCAGCTTCCTCATAAaaccaaaacagttaaaacagcaaaTAGTCCAATCCATTATCTGTACTGCTAAAGTCCTAAATGTTGTAAATGACTTTTTTTATTGCAAAAAAGCTCACCTGGTCTTTTGAAAGCTTTCTCAGAAGGAAGAGGTCGGATTTGAGGCGCTTTATAAATTGCATCTTCAgctaggaattttttaaaaaaggattgtaTTAATGCAAAGGATCCTGTTTGTATATCAgcgaaagaaaaggaaaaacactgATCAAGAGGCACGTCTCACAGATGGACACAAACTTTGCCTGGCATGCAAATACACCACTGAAGCTCAGGGGGGCAGTAGCGGCCCACTCAAAGTGGCTGCTACTTGTTCATCTTGGCTTCAAAGAACCCGTGAATACCTTTTAGTGGGTCCAACCAAATGACAAATAACTGTGTGCATCTTTTGAGCTCTTTGGACACCTTCCTCAGATTGGATATttccagagaaagaaagaaagaaagaaaaaagaaagaaagaaagaaagaaagaaagaaagaaagaaagaaagagagagagaaagagagagagaaagagagagagagagagagagaaagaaagaaggaaagagagagagagagagaaagagagagagagaaagaaagagagagagagagaaagagagagagagagagagagaaagaaagaaggaaagagagaaagagagaaagaaagaaagaaagaaagaaagaaagaaagaaagaaagaaagaaagaaagaaagaaagaaagaaagaaaggacatACATTTGAACTCCACTGTGTGCCTGTGTGCTATATTAGTTAAGAGTGTGGGACTGATATCTGGGAGATTCAGGTGCGAATACCCTCCCATGCCATGGAAACTCCTGGGTGACGTTGGGTCCAATCATGTCCTCACAgacccccctacctcacagggttgttgtgaggctaaaatggaggggaggagaatgatgtaaagcTGATTTGAGTCTCCATCAGTGGGAAAGGTGAGgtccaaaataaagaaatcatGAGCTTGGAGCAGAATGCAGAAAGGAGGCTGGTTTTGAGCTTCCATAAGCCCAGATCCacctgttccccaagcaaacatGCACCTGATCCCCAAGCAAACATGCACCTGATCCAGCTCCATCCAGCTCACTGGGACAGGCTGCTCACCTGGACAGATGTTAATGTCCAACACAGCGGGTCCAAGTGGCAAATTCACCACTGGAGAAGGCGGCAGAAAGGTGAGGATCATTGTATCAAAAACCGGGTCAGGAGGCCCTGCAAATGAGGAGGCAGGAAGAGACAAAGATTTCGCTTAAGCTTTATCATTTAGATTGTAAATTGTACTTCcgttggggaaaaaatgaaagataTTAATTCAGAACATATTAGAACAGCTGCTGGTGCTCCTGGAGGACTTATCGGTTCGGctttggccctggccctggctcaGACCCGGCTGGTAACCATCACAGAGAAGCTCCAATAACAGCTGAACTGAGGCAGGTCAGCAAAGCTGGGTCTATTAGACCTTGCCTCAACCTTTGACACGGTcgatcatgatcttttgacccaccacctcacTGATGCTGGGATCCGAGGTACAGCCTTAAACTGgctgcccttgaggctgatccagaaattaaaactggtccagaacatGGCGGTGAGGCTCCTCACTGCAACTGCCGTGAGGGAGCATATTACACCTATCCTATgttgccagtggaattctggatcatgttcaaagttctcGTTCTGACTTTTAAGGCCCTGAGCAGTTTGGGCCCCTTGTATCTTTGGAACTGCATCTCCCCGTACTGTCTCTGGAGGACATTCTGGTCCTCTGGCAgtaatctcctggtggtccctggtcccacgGACAATAGGTTaacctcaaccagaaccagggctCCAGCCGGGTGGAGCTTCCTGTCAGCTGACCCCAGGGCCCTGTTGAGTTGAGGCCACCTGTTCTCTGTTTACACCACCTGCTGGCCTCCCAACTCCCAACCATCAATTATTAACCACCAGTAAGTGCACTGAGTGCTCCTCCCCCCTTTATCTCGGCTTCCCCCAGGACTGTGAGGACAATGTGACAGGCAGCGTTTGTCTGTGTGTGGATCCAACCAATACCCAGGGAGCCTTCCTCTGACTTAAGGGGCTCGCCTCTAACGTAATCTTCCTCGGACAGAAGGGATACTTAAATTGAAGGAAGATTCCTTAGGCTTGTGAGTCTGGACTCCTGCTTTATTTTACCCAATAATGACGGCCGGCTACAGTGCTGGTGTCCAGATGTGGAAAACCCAATAGCTTTTGCCAAGCATCTTGCAGCCCAgggggcagagaagaagaaactcAGTGGCacactgggcctaaatggcacccggaaGCAAGACCGtctccccgtgccccacttataggagccagcagggagggcagggctcgggggtggCTTGGGTGGGTGCTGGGGCAGCAGGACAGCTCCTGGGCTCGCCTGTGCCGCAGCGCCCACCTGGGCCGCCCACTGCAGCAACCCGCCCTAtatccccattagtggtacgccccTGAAGAAACTTGATGGGCAGTTCCCCTGGAATTTCTTGAAAAAGCAGAGTGCACATTTTGAGTTGCGGTTGTTTAAACTCCGGCTGGCCCAAACTACAGAGCTGACTacggttaccaactctgggtaggagaatttctggagatttggggggctctggggatttgggggactgatcctggggagggtgggatttgaggaggggagggagctcagtggggtagGAGGCCATAGAGCCCCCCTCCAGACCAGCCGTTTCCAAACCAGGGCAAGATAAAGTGGATGTCACTGCTGAGAGGAAAAAATACCCACCCAGCCACCCTGCCCTGGTTAATGGACCACTTTCATCATGTGGTTGTTgtttagtggtggcgaacctttggcactccagatgttatgaactacaattcccatcagcccctgccagcatggccaattggccatgctggcaggggctgatgggaattgtagtccataacatctggagtgccaaaggttcgccaccacggcatgtaggtcttccgggctgtgtggctatggtaaGGTCATTGTTGTTCCCTGCTTTGAAAAAAGACCGGAAAAACTACCAGCCcacggaaaaaccacaacagccagttgatcctgGCCACggaaacctttgacaatacaatgtccATCATGTTTTGCGCTGTGCTTGTGATGCCAAACCAAGAATTATTTCTCGTACTGAACATCTTTGGAAGTCTCCCAGCAGGGGCTATGGTGGTCAAGGAAAACTGCACGTGGACGCTGGAAAGAGAGACGGCCTCAGCGGGAGACGTGTCCATGGGGGATGCCGCCAGGCTGGAACTTCCGGAGCAGAGACCTGTTGAGTGTgccaaagggagggaaagggactaATTTTATATAcagcataacattaaaaaaaaaagccaatgaAGCTTTTGGACACAACCAGCCATCCCCGACTAACCCTTGTAAACACAATTCATTCTATTCCAAATCAGGGAAAGAAGAACTTTGTTTTTGACAATGTATGGATTGCATTAATTTGGGGGATTCCTTTTTTCTTTACCCCCCTTTCTTCAAATATACATTTCcctccatctcctcctttttCGGTAATCAGTTTTTGCTACTGATATGATTTCAGTAGCCCTacaaagatcaacaagattttaggATTATAACCTTTCTTGAATGTTTGTCACCAGCTGTAACTGTTGAAAGCTCATAAGGTGCTCCTGGGCTCAAATGTAGCTCTTCGGCTACAGacaaacatggctgccctctgcaACTATTTCCatatttaagggggggggggttgtgggagCCCCTCATTTGGTTTTGTCATCACATGGGGCTAAATCCAGAGTAGCGCTAAAGTTTTGCTTGATGGGTCTCAGGTGCGTGAGGGTCGGCCTTTCTATGCGCTTACTTACATTGTTTCTTTGGCTCTGAACAACCTTCGCTCGTTGCATCATCTGAATCGAGGCTTCCTgctatattatttggaaagaaactAAATGTTAAGAATGCACAAATCCACACCACGTGGCCTCCAAAGATGCCACACCAACTGAACATGGTagccccaaagaagaagagttcgatttatatcccccttttctctcctgtaggagactcaaaggggcttacaatctcctgtcccttcccctccccccacaacaaacttcctgtgaggtaggtggggctgagagagctctgaagaactgtggctagcccaaggtcacccagctggcatgtgttggagtgcacaagctgacctagatccccagataagcctccaccaactcaagcggcagagcggggaatcaaacccggttcctccagattagagttcacctgctcttaatcactatgctactgctgctccaggcTGAGAACATCTCTGAACAGAGCGACGGGGCCCAGGTTGGCCAGGCAGAGATTTTGATGGGTTAGGGTCCCCtctggcacaaaaatgtggtcaTGAGAGAGGGTGCAGCTGACCCCAATGAGTAAATGGGATTGTTTCGAACTCAGAACCAGCTGTGTGCACTGCCCACTTCAGAGCCACGCAAACAAAGAAGGTCAAGAACGTGCCCTGAAGGCGATGCCAATGGGAGGGAGGAGTCGTGTCCTGCCCTCTCAAGACCCCCTTGAAGACCGTGACACAGTGGAATCCCTCCATTACCAATGGTCACGAGCAGTACAGTCCCATAAAATGTATTTTGCACAAACCTCATTGAAACAAACAGAAGTGACAGGGCTTGCACGGGGCCAGTTTCCTGCTGCCCAAATGTACTGTCTATGAGAGGGAAAGGGATGGTGGAATCAGCTTACCAAAAAGGTCTTCTGCAGGTTCTTCTTCGAGCACATATTCCACTAGTTTAGCTACAGAACAAGAGAGGAACAGGCAAGGTGAAGGCTGACTCCCCTTGCGCCCGGAACCTTGGGTCTGGGGGAATGGGCACCCAAAGATCTAACTCTCAAGGGCCTTTTGTCCCTCTCCAAAATCCCCTACTCTGCTCTGAGAAGGGCAGCATCCGGGATGACTGCAGTGGCATAAACAGGGGGGATGAGAAGGGGCTagagccctgggtgccacttggtCAGGTCACGTGGGGCGTGCATTGCCAAGCTGCCTCCCTCCTTGCAACTGCGCCCccacccaaactccatgtggagtgcAGGAGCAAGGGGACACAGTTGAACACTGAGCCGGCCAGCGAGGGCCTGCCCTGCCTGAAATTCCATGCGGAGATCAGAGTGGGGCGAGGCTGATCGGTGCTGGGCTCGGCTTAACAGCTCCCACGCCAAAACTTAACTCATTGGAAAACCAGGAATCCCCTCCGTACCAATTTTCTCGTAGGCTTCTCTGGTACTGGAACGCAGGCAAACCTCTTCCCCGCTGTCATTGCTTTCCACAGTGTAAAAGACATCTGGGTTGTTGTCCTGGTCATCAAGAGTAGCATCGGGAGCATGGTCTCcagtaaaaaagaagaagggtttggatttataccccacttctctctcctgtaaggagactcaaggttccttacaagcacctttcccttcccctccccacaacagacaccttgtgaggcaggtggggctgagagagttctgagagaactgtgactggcccaaggtcacccagcaggaatgtaggagtgtggaaacagatctggttcactagataaacctctgccactcaggtagaggagtggggaatcgaacccggttctccagattagaatgcacctgctcttaaccactgcaccagtgatggcgaaccttttcgagaccgagtgcccaaattgcaacccaaaacccactcatttatcgcaaagcgccaacacggcaatttaacctgaatatactgtggttttagtttagaaaaaacggttggctccaaagcgtgtgttactgaggagtaagcttggtggtagtcggtggctttgctttgaagcaaccgtgcaactcttccaacgggtgaatcacggcccaaggagggtttactcagaagcaagccccattgccagcaaccgagcttactcccaggtaaaggatcacgctttagttcttcgcatgaaaatcagtgagatttaacagcgcttaacagggttacctacactgcttccccaaaactaggtcttaggtttaatgctaataatcaagcccagcggcccaggccagcctagatgtgtgggggggcactctgtttgcgcgtgcccacagagagggctctgagtgccacttctggcacccgtgccataggtttgccaccactgcactacaccatgctggctcagtcACTAAATGTTAGCAAAGGAGATTGAGAGGGTGGGGtaagttagaagcaaaaactggggaataaaaagtggaaaacattttttctgtcttttctcacTCAGGTCCCGATCCCACAGGCCTCTGTTAGGGAAGGAGGAAACACTAACAGGCTAGGTAAAGCAGCCTACAACTGCTCTATCTCAGCACAGGGTCACAAAATGCCTGCTTGGGGAAGCGCAACTTCCGTGCTGGTTTTCACTGCAAAAGCGTGATTAGATTTGGTTGTATTTGTTATTGCTcccattgtttttcctttttacatTCATTTTCATGCCTGTTGATTTTTCTCCATGTTGGTTTCACTTCCCTGACTCTGACCActttctgtcctttttttttttttttgtggcaaGATCTGTTTGATGTGCTGGCTGGAAAACTTGGCTGACAGTTATACCTTCCGTCCCTCTCCACTGGAGGTGTGGTGGAGGAAATGCTCACTGTGGATGCATGATGTGCATACCCAGAAGGAAAAGCTAAAAGCTGGATGACAGCCACCCCAGCCCCTCATGAGTGAgttcctcttcttcatccctgGACCTCAACCACAATGCAAACactgctcgccccccccccccggccacccaGTGTGCATGTGGAACAACTCCGTTCCTCTCAAAAAATGCATCTGTGTGGCTGATCTCTTTTCTCATGGTTCATATTTCTTTGTAAACTGTAACCAGGGTCTCCTCCCCTGCTTTCAGTGGGAGCCATTTTGGCATTCCTCTACCCCAAGGCAGATGATTTGGAGTGATTCACACTGCctcccatgcagaggtgggatgcagcctattcacacctattcggtagaaccggttactaaaaattgttcagttcggagaaccggttattaatgattaattccactagggacaagggggtaatctctgtccctctGTACAaaaaatctcatcaagtgggggatgcaaaatcgcccccccagggccccctgccccccatggcaccccccacatctgtatgaactgtatgaaataatacaatatatagtaattctaatttttttgttcattggtataaagatTGGGAacgtattataggtaaagatttttcattttctttttttccccttgaaatttatattggaaagagaggagtttaaactactcttttagattaaggattttggatctctccctctgttagttttctttcaagtggaatagataaagtagttacaggaatctgaaggggaagtagaaagtagggagggagggaaatatgggaagcagggaggcaatttaggatgttttagtggggggggggggttgagagagttagacaattagatatgtttgtaatatgttaacaattgtaaacagtttttggtttctctccttatttatgttattatataaaatcaatcaatataattatatcaaaaagaaataatacactaccttttggtatattgcttttttaatactttaaacagtcattatttgaagatagaggtggggcgaaggggaactgcacctggggcgtgtgcgccctgcgtccttgccacagccccgcccaggaatgccccgcccccagaatgcctggtcacacccccatcgtgccccgcccagctccattggtgctacgccactgtttgaatcccaccaccatcggaacctattattaaattttttgaatcccaccactgctcctatggcagccattttgtgttggcACCTCCTATGGGAGTCATTTTATGCTGGCACCTGCTTCCCTTTGTCCAAATTCCCAAAGTTCCCAAAGGTCAACAATAATTGGTTGGGGACCAATAATCAAGCTGCAAGATTGGACATGGCAGACCACTCTGTGGAGCAAgcttggggttggggggaggagaagaaggatcTTCTCCCAGCCTAACGGA is part of the Sphaerodactylus townsendi isolate TG3544 linkage group LG04, MPM_Stown_v2.3, whole genome shotgun sequence genome and encodes:
- the CIITA gene encoding MHC class II transactivator, encoding MNLFQEILPGVREVLANASAVQIQVLLNLMAESGTISQEYHQTLLHEKDREDLARKICLTLVGRQDVHQDSFASHSSLQFCGDNHGDASTGTGSLGDSTMSSGIQPAKGYLDLLHSDTDPLILFKSIEEDHPSDHAPDATLDDQDNNPDVFYTVESNDSGEEVCLRSSTREAYEKIAKLVEYVLEEEPAEDLFAGSLDSDDATSEGCSEPKKQCLCSGSSSLAASPMDTSPAEAVSLSSVHVQFSLTTIAPAGRLPKMFRPPDPVFDTMILTFLPPSPVVNLPLGPAVLDINICPAEDAIYKAPQIRPLPSEKAFKRPDIVDTFSMRLKTSFGERCRFVPSEQDAPVDSLYVECDMVRRHIENRSGRNADLRICDLEEKEMTTVESLFQMLEKHELGSNKVFLVLGKAGMGKSLLAQKICLDWSHGKFAQFKFVFQFDCRQLSLLHGKHYSLRQLLFEFSVGSQNRADNDVYRYLLRNPDEVLLIFDGFEELQDLEGSSPCLDSLPRKEPRGTSAILAGLFQKKVLNGCVMLLTSRPKEKLHQYLPRVDKCMELMGFSLPQAEAYLARYFEGSSYCRDAANLIKSSPYLFSYCYNPDLCRIVCFVCKSALESGGGEVPSSLTGLLVRFFLQKLGPSTNEATSPEHQNISTLAQVAWSLGQDPHNVLTNLSFPSVRAKEAALKCGILVPLASSNGREGCGYVFSSSVVHNFLVALHLVLAQEIKDKRLTKHLWVVSKAKKFPYSWDLVPRFLTGLLFLRGDLSSSFFREEGEMDIEKMISKKRRSLFKYIRKLEIVNLSPDRLMEVVHCIHETEEPSLLQHLALRVRPALSFLGFPFAPPDVHILLSVLRKSTKEFALDLRGSSVSAEGLRNLVCLRNVTSYRASLGEAVQLWEHLWETTGGEQLRSAMEKFTINPFKAQTVKDVHNLSALMHMQEKMSHSKAGPSGCNTREIPAVADLRHLEFALGPTCGLEGFKKLVEILGAFPALQHLDLDSQKENEIGDEGVAALSDILPRLCSLETLNLSQNKITNVGVEKLAGALPSLPSLKTLSVYNNSIGDAGAENFAKALPELASLRELNIQFNKITAAGAQSLTDSLRKCPHMQSMALWNPTIPHGVLEHLQQLDSRIRSL